Genomic DNA from Bacteroides zhangwenhongii:
AATATGCCTCATATACTAACTAAACTAACTAACCCTCGAGGCATATTTTAAAAGAGGCCGTCGCATCAACCTCTTTTTATTATAGATAAGCTCTCGCTCTCTAATCTTATTTACGAGCTTCGGCGATATAACCGAGAGCTTCTTCACATTTGGCAGTTACATAAGCCCAGTCTTCCGCTGCCACCTTATCTTTCGGGAACAGTTTAGAGCCCATACCTACACAGAACACACCGGCTTTGATCCATGCAGTCAGGTTTTCCTTAGTAGGTTCTACCCCACCTGTTACCATCAGCTTAGACCATGGCATCGGAGCCATCAAGCCTTTTACAAAGTTAGTTCCATAAACATCACCCGGGAATACTTTGCAAAGATCGCAACCTACTTCCTGTGCAAAACCAACTTCCGATACAGAACCGCATCCCGGAGTGTAAGCAACCGAACGACGGTTACATACCTTAGCTATTTCAGGGTTGAACAACGGACCTACTACGAAGTTAGCACCCAGCTGCAAGTACATAGCAGCAGTAGCCGGATCAACGATAGAACCGATACCAATTGCCATTTCAGGACATTCTTTTGCTGCGAACTTAACGATTTCAGCAAATACTTCCTGTGCAAAGTCACCACGGTTAGTGAATTCGAAAGCACGAACACCACCGTCATAACAAGCCTTTACTACTTTTTTTGCAACTTCCACATCTTTGTGGTAGAATACAGGAACCATTCCTGTAGAGCCGATCTTATTTAATACGGCTATTTTATCGAATTTTGCCATTTTAATTTTCTTATTTTAAATGAATTGATTTTTCAAACTCTCAACTCTCCATTCTCAACTCTCAACTTATTTATCTCTGTACGCGACCGCTTGCGTCACCACCAGCCAATGCTTCTACTTCTTCTACAGAAACAAGGTTGAAGTCACCATTGATAGTATGTTTCAAAGCAGATGCAGCAACTGCAAATTCAAGGGCAGCACCCTGATTAGGTTTAGTCATCAAACCATGAATAATACCACCGGAGAAAGAGTCACCACCACCTACACGGTCGATGATCGGATCGATATCATAACGTTTTGAAGTATAGAATTCTTCACCGTTGTAGATCATAGCTTTCCAGCCGTTGTGAGTAGCAGAGAAAGATTCGCGCAAAGTAGAAACTACATATTTGAATCCGAATTCTTTCATCATTTGCTGGAAGATACCTTTGTAACCTTCAGCATCTGTGTGACCAGCTTCAACGTCAGCATCCGGTTTGAAGCCCAGACAAAGTTCTGCATCTTCTTCGTTACCGATACATACGTCTACAAACTGCATCAACGGTTTCATGATAGACTGTGCTTTTTCTTTAGTCCACAGTTTCTTACGGAAATTCAAGTCAACAGAAACAGTTACACCGTGACGTTTTGCAGCTTCACAAGCCAGACGAGTCAACTCGGCAGCCTTGTCAGAAATAGCCGGAGTGATACCAGACCAGTGGAACCAGTCAGCACCTTCCATGATTGCATCAAAGTCGAAATCAGCAGCGTCAGCTTCAGCAATAGCAGAGTGAGCACG
This window encodes:
- a CDS encoding bifunctional 4-hydroxy-2-oxoglutarate aldolase/2-dehydro-3-deoxy-phosphogluconate aldolase, with product MAKFDKIAVLNKIGSTGMVPVFYHKDVEVAKKVVKACYDGGVRAFEFTNRGDFAQEVFAEIVKFAAKECPEMAIGIGSIVDPATAAMYLQLGANFVVGPLFNPEIAKVCNRRSVAYTPGCGSVSEVGFAQEVGCDLCKVFPGDVYGTNFVKGLMAPMPWSKLMVTGGVEPTKENLTAWIKAGVFCVGMGSKLFPKDKVAAEDWAYVTAKCEEALGYIAEARK
- a CDS encoding sugar kinase — protein: MGKKVVTLGEIMLRLSTPGNTRFVQSDSFDVVYGGGEANVAVSCANYGHDAYFVTKLPKHEIGQSAVNALRKYGVKTDFIARGGDRVGIYYLETGASMRPSKVIYDRAHSAIAEADAADFDFDAIMEGADWFHWSGITPAISDKAAELTRLACEAAKRHGVTVSVDLNFRKKLWTKEKAQSIMKPLMQFVDVCIGNEEDAELCLGFKPDADVEAGHTDAEGYKGIFQQMMKEFGFKYVVSTLRESFSATHNGWKAMIYNGEEFYTSKRYDIDPIIDRVGGGDSFSGGIIHGLMTKPNQGAALEFAVAASALKHTINGDFNLVSVEEVEALAGGDASGRVQR